The nucleotide window CGAGGAGGGCGGCGACCCCGAAGATGCCGGCGAGGCCGCGGGCGACGGGGTCGGTCGATACGTCCTCCACGGCGGTCATGATACCACGACGACACGCCGGGGGCCTTAGGTGCTCCGGAGGGCGGGCCGCGATTCGGCGCTCCGCCGTTTCTTGCACCTCGACGGCGACACACACGCCCGCGAGATTGATTAGGCACCGGTCGGTTTCGCCCGTATGGACCTCGACACCGACGAACTCCTGTCGTCGCTGACGCCCCGCGAGGAGAACCAGGCGATCAAGTCGTTCCAGAACACCGTCGCCGTCGCCTGCCCGGCCTGCGGGGAGCCGTTCGACGACCTCGTCGTCTGCAAGCAGAACCCGACCAGCCTCGACCTCACGAAGCAGCTCGACCTCTGCGTCGGCGTCGACGACGGACAGGCGTTCATCTTCACCCACGGCCAGTAGCCG belongs to Halorarum halophilum and includes:
- a CDS encoding DUF7385 family protein encodes the protein MDLDTDELLSSLTPREENQAIKSFQNTVAVACPACGEPFDDLVVCKQNPTSLDLTKQLDLCVGVDDGQAFIFTHGQ